The Streptomyces sp. cg36 genomic interval GGTGATCACCGACTTCGTGACCTACGCGGCCTGCTGGGTGCTGGGCTTCGCCCACCACGACGGGCTGATCCAGAAGCTGCCGCGCTATCTGCTGGTGTCCTGCTCGTCGCTGGTGATGGCGTTCGGCCTGTGGTGGGCCTCGGGCCACCAGACCCAGGACGGCTGGGACCTCAACGACATCCCGCTGGCCCAGGCCACCTGGTCCTTCGGCTTCTGCGCGATCCTGCTGGCCTACTCCCCGTCCTGGCCCCGGCTGCCCGGCCGGCTGGCCCGCTACGACCGCCTGGTCACCCTCTCCAACAACCGTGCCGTCACCATCTACCTCTGGCACAACGCCCTGATCGCGGCGGCGGTCCCGATCCTGGACCAGCTGTGGAACGTCCCGTACGTCGGGACCCACTTCGACGGCTTCCTGACCACGACGTACGACGAGTTGATGTTCGTCCTGGTCTGGCCGCTGATCGGGCTGATGATCCTGTCGACGGGCTGGATCGAGGACGTCGCGGCCAAGCGTTCCCCACGCCTGTGGCCGGACGGCCGGCAGCGGGCGCGCAAGCACTGAGCGCGCGGTGCGCCGAGGAGGGCCCGGACGGGGACGTCCGGGCCCTCCTCGCGTTTCCCCGGACCCGCCGCCGGGCCCGCGCCCTGTGCGACTGCGGACCCCGCCGCCCGCTGCGGAACCGGGCGCCCGGCCCGTTTACTGAGGTGCGCGCGGTCCTCACCACCCGCCCCGGCCCCGCGTGAACACAAGGTTGCCCGACGGTCACGCGACGGCACGGGGGTGAAATCCCGCGTCCCTACCGTCGGTTGTCCCGAAACGAACCCCGCGCATCGCATCGCCGCGACACGATCGATCATGGAGGCGTCATGGCTGGCCGTTGGATCCAGGAGTGGGATCCCGAGGACGAGGGCTTCTGGGAGCGCACCGGTGAGCGGATCGCCCGGCGCAACCTCTGGTTCTCCGTCTTCTCCGAGCACATCGGCTTCTCGATCTGGACGATGTGGTCGGTGATGGTCCTCTTCATGGGACCCGCCTACCACGTCGACCCGGCGGGGAAGTTCTTCCTCATCTCCACCGCCACCGCCGTCGGCGCGGTCGTGCGGATTCCCTACACGTTCGCCGTCGCCCGGTTCGGCGGGCGCAACTGGACGGTCTTCAGCGCCCTTTCGCTGCTGGTGCCCGCGGGCGCCGCGTTCGCGGTGATGGAGCCCGGCACCTCGTACACGACCTTCATGCTGGTCGCCGCGCTCGCCGGGATCGGCGGCGGCAACTTCGCCTCCTCCATGACCAACATCAACTCCTTCTTCCCGCTGCGCAAGAAGGGGTGGGCGCTCGGGCTCAACGCCGGGGGCGGCAACATCGGGGTGCCCGTCGTGCAGCTCGTCGGGCTGCTGGTGATCGGGACCGCCGGGGCCACCCACCCCCGGATCGTGCTCGCCGTGTACGTGCCGCTCATCGTGGCCGCGGCCCTCGGGGCCGCGCTGAGGATGGACAACCTCGCGCCCGTGAGGAACGACACCGGGGCCGCCCGGGAGGCCGTACGGGACCGGCACACCTGGATCATGGCGTTCCTCTACGTCGGCACCTTCGGCTCGTTCATCGGGTACAGCTTCGCCTTCGGGCTGGTCCTGCAGACCCAGTTCGGGCGCACCCCGCTCCAGGCCGCCTCGCTCACCTTCATCGGGCCGCTGCTCGGCTCGCTGATCCGGCCGGTGGGCGGCGCGTTCGCGGACCGGTTCGGCGGGGCGCGGATCACGCTGTGGACGTTCGCAGCGATGTCGGTGGCCACCGGGGTGGTGATCGCCGCCTCCGTGCAGAAGTCGCTGGGCGTCTTCCTCGTCGGCTTCATCGCGCTCTTCGTGCTCAGCGGGCTCGGCAACGGCTCCACGTACAAGATGATCCCGGCGATCTTCCAGGCCACCGCGCTCGCCAAGGGCATGGAGGGGGAGGCCGCGGCGGCGTACGGGCGGCGGCTCTCCGGGGCCGCCATGGGGCTCATCGGGGCGGTCGGCGCGCTCGGCGGGCTCGCCATCAACCTGGCCTTCCGCCAGTCCTTCCTGACGAACGGCACCGGAACCGCCGCCTTCGTGGCCTTCCTGGGCTTCTACGCGGCCTGCTTCACCGCCACTTGGGCCGTATACCTTCGGCGCCCGGCCGAGGCCGAGAGGCGGGCGGAGCCGGTGTACGCCGATGTCTAATGGGACCATCGGACCGCGCCGCACCGCTCCCTGGTGGCCGTGACGCCGTAACACCAGGGAAATGCGCGTGAACCGGACCTGTCATGCGGGGTTGACAGGCTCGGGCGACCCGCCGCACCACCCCAGTTGGAGAGCCATGGTCGACACACAGCACGGCCCCCTCGCGGGGTTCACGGTCGGCGTCACCGCCGCCCGCCGCGCCGACGAGCTCGCGGCGATCCTCCAGCGCCGCGGCGCCGCCGTCGTACACGGCCCCGCCCTGCGCATCGTGCCGCTCGCCAACGACGGCGAGCTGCTCTCGGCCACCAAGGAGCTGATCGACGAGCCGCCGCACATCGTGGTCGCCACCACCGCGATCGGATTCCGCGGCTGGGTGGAGGCCGCCGACGGCTGGGGGCTCGGCGAGGAACTGCTGGCCCGGCTGCGCGCCACCGAACTGCTGGCGCGCGGCCCCAAGGCCAAGGGCGCGATACGGGCGGCCGGGCTCACCGAGGAGTGGTCGCCCTCCTCCGACTCGATGGCCGAGGTCCTGGACCGGCTGCTCGGCCACGGCGTGGAGGGCCGCCGGATCGCGGTCCAGCTGCACGGCGAGCCGCTGCCCGGCTTCGTGGAGGCGCTGCGGGCGGGCGGCGCCCAGGTCGTGGGCGTCCCCGTCTACCGCTGGCTGCCGCCGGAGGACATCGGCCCGCTCGACCGGCTGCTCGACCTCACCGTGGCGCGCGGCCTGGACGCGGTGAGCTTCACCAGCGCCCCCGCCGCCGCCTCCCTCTTCTCCCGGGCCGAGGAGCGCGGGCTGCTCCCCGACCTGCTCGCCGCGCTGAACGGGGACGTCCTGGCCGCCTGCGTGGGGCCGGTGACCGCGCTGCCGCTGCAGGCGCGCGGCATCAAGACGGTGGCGCCCGAACGGTTCCGGCTGGGCCCGCTGGTCCAGCTGCTCTGCTGCGAACTGCCCGCCCGCGCGCGGACGCTGCCGATCGCCGGGCGCCGGA includes:
- a CDS encoding nitrate/nitrite transporter is translated as MAGRWIQEWDPEDEGFWERTGERIARRNLWFSVFSEHIGFSIWTMWSVMVLFMGPAYHVDPAGKFFLISTATAVGAVVRIPYTFAVARFGGRNWTVFSALSLLVPAGAAFAVMEPGTSYTTFMLVAALAGIGGGNFASSMTNINSFFPLRKKGWALGLNAGGGNIGVPVVQLVGLLVIGTAGATHPRIVLAVYVPLIVAAALGAALRMDNLAPVRNDTGAAREAVRDRHTWIMAFLYVGTFGSFIGYSFAFGLVLQTQFGRTPLQAASLTFIGPLLGSLIRPVGGAFADRFGGARITLWTFAAMSVATGVVIAASVQKSLGVFLVGFIALFVLSGLGNGSTYKMIPAIFQATALAKGMEGEAAAAYGRRLSGAAMGLIGAVGALGGLAINLAFRQSFLTNGTGTAAFVAFLGFYAACFTATWAVYLRRPAEAERRAEPVYADV
- a CDS encoding uroporphyrinogen-III synthase, yielding MVDTQHGPLAGFTVGVTAARRADELAAILQRRGAAVVHGPALRIVPLANDGELLSATKELIDEPPHIVVATTAIGFRGWVEAADGWGLGEELLARLRATELLARGPKAKGAIRAAGLTEEWSPSSDSMAEVLDRLLGHGVEGRRIAVQLHGEPLPGFVEALRAGGAQVVGVPVYRWLPPEDIGPLDRLLDLTVARGLDAVSFTSAPAAASLFSRAEERGLLPDLLAALNGDVLAACVGPVTALPLQARGIKTVAPERFRLGPLVQLLCCELPARARTLPIAGRRMEIRGHAVLIDGELRPVPPAGMSLLRALAAKPGWVVSRADLLRALPGSGTDEHAVETAMTRLRTALGAPKLIQTVVKRGYRLALDPGSDAKYAD